The following proteins come from a genomic window of Phnomibacter ginsenosidimutans:
- the paaC gene encoding 1,2-phenylacetyl-CoA epoxidase subunit PaaC translates to MNEMPINELTNQPINYILHLADDALIMSQRLSEWTGHGPVLEQDIALTNIALDFLGQSRMWYQYAASMMGDGATEDSLAMLRLEHEFKNHLLVELPNAMPSGRDWAFTVCKVFFFSAYQHALMQQLQHNADEEVRGIAAKSLKEVTYHLRWSREWILRLGDGTAESHQRMQQALTACWPFTGELFEVTTYAHGWVDYAAIKTEWMNEVLHTTTTATLDVPTTAAFQTGGLHGRHTEHLGYLLAEMQYLQRAYPNSEW, encoded by the coding sequence ATGAATGAGATGCCTATCAACGAATTAACGAATCAACCCATCAACTATATCCTTCACCTCGCCGATGATGCCCTCATTATGAGCCAGCGGCTCAGCGAGTGGACCGGCCACGGGCCTGTGTTGGAGCAGGACATTGCCCTCACCAATATTGCGCTGGATTTCCTGGGGCAATCCCGCATGTGGTATCAGTATGCGGCCAGCATGATGGGTGATGGCGCTACTGAAGACAGCCTCGCCATGCTGCGCTTGGAACATGAATTCAAGAATCACCTGCTGGTGGAATTGCCGAATGCCATGCCTTCGGGCCGCGATTGGGCGTTTACCGTGTGCAAGGTATTTTTCTTTAGTGCCTACCAGCATGCATTGATGCAGCAGTTGCAACACAATGCAGATGAAGAAGTGAGGGGCATTGCTGCTAAAAGTTTGAAGGAAGTAACCTATCACCTGCGGTGGAGCCGCGAATGGATATTGCGCCTGGGCGATGGCACAGCAGAAAGCCATCAACGCATGCAGCAGGCATTGACCGCTTGCTGGCCTTTTACCGGCGAACTCTTTGAAGTGACAACGTATGCACATGGTTGGGTAGACTATGCAGCCATCAAAACCGAATGGATGAATGAAGTGCTGCATACAACAACCACTGCTACGCTGGATGTACCTACAACGGCTGCCTTTCAAACAGGTGGCCTGCATGGCCGCCATACCGAACACCTGGGATACCTGCTGGCAGAGATGCAGTATTTGCAAAGGGCTTATCCGAATAGTGAGTGGTGA
- the obgE gene encoding GTPase ObgE — MEKTNFIDYIRVFCKSGHGGAGSRHFARTKFNPKAGPDGGDGGRGGHIILRGNAQLWTLLHLRYYKNVIASDGQGGDKNLCTGADGQDIIIEVPLGTVAFDEETGEKEIEILHDGQQEIWLKGGRGGLGNKHFATATNQAPEYAQPGEDGVEGWKYLELKVLADVGLVGFPNAGKSTLLSVITAAKPKIADYAFTTITPQLGMVPYRDNRSFCIADLPGIIEGAAEGKGLGHRFLRHIERNSVLLFLIPADSQDHRKEFEILLNELEEYNPEMLQKDFVIAVSKSDMLDDELKAAIRAEMPSEYPLVFISSVLQQGLTELKDLLWQTLNAGK, encoded by the coding sequence ATGGAAAAAACAAACTTTATTGATTACATCCGGGTGTTTTGCAAAAGCGGACACGGCGGCGCCGGAAGCCGGCACTTTGCCCGCACCAAATTCAACCCCAAAGCCGGTCCGGATGGCGGCGATGGCGGCCGCGGCGGCCACATTATTTTGCGGGGCAATGCCCAGCTGTGGACATTGCTGCACCTGCGCTACTACAAAAACGTAATTGCCAGCGACGGTCAGGGTGGCGATAAAAACCTCTGCACCGGCGCCGATGGACAAGACATCATCATAGAAGTGCCATTGGGTACCGTAGCCTTTGATGAAGAAACAGGGGAGAAGGAAATTGAAATACTGCACGACGGCCAACAAGAAATTTGGCTGAAAGGTGGCCGTGGTGGTTTGGGCAACAAGCATTTTGCCACCGCTACCAACCAGGCGCCAGAGTATGCACAGCCCGGTGAAGATGGCGTGGAAGGCTGGAAATATTTGGAGCTGAAAGTGCTGGCCGATGTGGGTTTGGTGGGCTTTCCCAATGCGGGTAAGAGTACGCTGCTGAGCGTTATTACTGCGGCCAAACCAAAAATTGCCGACTACGCATTTACCACCATTACCCCGCAATTGGGCATGGTGCCTTACCGCGACAACCGTTCATTTTGCATCGCCGATTTGCCCGGTATTATTGAAGGAGCTGCGGAAGGCAAGGGTTTGGGCCATCGTTTTTTGCGCCACATCGAACGCAACTCTGTGCTGCTGTTTTTGATACCGGCCGATAGTCAGGACCACCGCAAAGAATTCGAAATTTTGCTGAATGAACTCGAAGAGTACAATCCTGAAATGTTGCAAAAAGATTTCGTGATTGCCGTCAGCAAAAGCGATATGCTGGATGATGAATTAAAAGCCGCCATTCGTGCCGAAATGCCATCGGAATATCCGCTGGTGTTCATCAGTTCGGTGTTGCAGCAGGGCCTAACCGAGTTGAAAGATTTGCTATGGCAAACGCTGAATGCGGGGAAGTGA
- a CDS encoding RrF2 family transcriptional regulator, which yields MLSITCKAAIKSVLYLASHVAGTQRFGMVEVAAAIDENEHTVGKLLQKLVKANIIHSAKGPNGGFYITDVQLAQPIIRIVHAIDGEELFTACGLGLSQCSHLHPCPIHNDYKKVRDGFEQLCRQKTIADLCKPVTDGAAFLVS from the coding sequence ATGTTGAGCATTACTTGTAAAGCCGCTATCAAATCCGTGTTGTATTTAGCCAGCCATGTGGCAGGCACACAACGCTTTGGCATGGTGGAAGTAGCCGCTGCTATTGATGAAAACGAACATACCGTAGGTAAGCTTTTACAAAAGCTGGTGAAGGCCAACATCATTCACAGCGCCAAAGGACCCAATGGCGGCTTTTACATTACTGATGTGCAATTGGCGCAGCCAATTATTCGCATAGTACACGCTATAGATGGAGAAGAATTGTTTACTGCATGTGGCCTTGGATTGAGCCAATGTTCGCACCTGCATCCCTGCCCCATCCACAACGATTACAAAAAAGTACGGGATGGATTTGAGCAACTCTGTCGCCAGAAAACGATTGCAGATTTATGCAAACCAGTTACAGATGGCGCTGCTTTTTTAGTAAGCTAA
- the paaB gene encoding 1,2-phenylacetyl-CoA epoxidase subunit PaaB, with protein MMNILRYGDYGDREAAGGQQETKANANEWPLWEIFIRSKQGLDHKHVGSLHAADAQMAIENARDVYTRRMEGVSIWVVESKHIHASNPDEADSLYDPASDKVYRHPTFYDLPDEVKHM; from the coding sequence ATGATGAACATATTACGATACGGCGATTACGGCGACAGAGAAGCCGCTGGCGGTCAGCAGGAAACGAAAGCAAATGCCAACGAATGGCCGCTCTGGGAAATCTTCATCCGCAGCAAGCAGGGCCTCGATCACAAGCATGTGGGTAGCCTGCATGCAGCCGATGCACAGATGGCCATCGAAAATGCCCGGGATGTGTACACCCGCCGCATGGAAGGGGTGAGCATATGGGTGGTGGAGAGCAAACACATTCACGCCAGCAACCCCGATGAGGCCGACAGTTTGTACGACCCCGCCAGTGATAAAGTGTACCGGCATCCTACGTTTTATGATTTGCCGGATGAGGTGAAGCACATGTAA
- a CDS encoding hemerythrin domain-containing protein, whose amino-acid sequence MMEMEHEVVGGYLAKLRSITNNYSLPADACNSYKLLYDQLEAFEADTHLHVHLENNILFPKAVQLEQSLTAA is encoded by the coding sequence ATGATGGAAATGGAACACGAAGTGGTGGGTGGATACCTGGCCAAACTACGCAGCATTACCAACAACTATTCTTTGCCTGCAGATGCCTGCAACTCGTACAAATTGCTGTACGACCAACTGGAAGCTTTTGAAGCCGACACGCATTTGCATGTACACCTCGAAAACAACATTTTATTTCCAAAAGCAGTACAGCTGGAACAAAGCCTGACTGCTGCATAA
- a CDS encoding enoyl-CoA hydratase-related protein, with protein sequence MEMPIVFERIGNVGKITLNRPAKFNAFNREMALQMQEVLDECARAQDIRAVYITGNGKAFCAGQDLAEVTDPKGPGMNRILSEHYNPIVSKIKWLEKPVVAAVNGVAAGAGANIALCCDIVVAAQSASFIQAFSGIGLIPDSGGTFMLPRLVGWQKASALMLLGDKVPAAEAERMGMIYKVFDDESFATSSWQLAERLSAMPTKALGMTKLALRWSFAHTFKEQLENEDKLQQRAAATADFKEGVAAFLEKRTPNFTGE encoded by the coding sequence ATGGAAATGCCCATTGTATTTGAACGTATAGGAAACGTAGGGAAAATTACGCTGAACCGGCCGGCAAAATTCAATGCCTTCAACCGAGAAATGGCCTTGCAAATGCAGGAAGTGCTCGATGAGTGTGCCAGGGCACAAGACATTCGTGCCGTGTACATCACGGGCAATGGCAAAGCCTTTTGTGCCGGGCAGGATTTGGCCGAAGTAACCGATCCCAAGGGACCAGGTATGAACCGCATTTTAAGTGAGCATTACAATCCCATTGTGTCGAAAATAAAATGGTTGGAAAAACCTGTGGTAGCTGCTGTAAATGGGGTGGCTGCAGGAGCCGGCGCCAACATTGCGTTGTGTTGCGATATTGTTGTGGCAGCACAATCGGCTTCTTTCATTCAGGCATTTTCAGGTATTGGTTTGATACCCGATAGCGGAGGCACGTTTATGTTGCCCCGACTGGTGGGTTGGCAAAAAGCCAGTGCCCTCATGCTGCTGGGCGATAAAGTGCCTGCAGCCGAAGCCGAACGCATGGGCATGATTTATAAAGTATTCGACGATGAATCGTTTGCTACTTCCTCTTGGCAGTTGGCCGAACGTTTGTCGGCCATGCCCACCAAGGCCTTGGGCATGACGAAGTTGGCACTGCGTTGGTCTTTCGCACATACCTTTAAAGAGCAGTTGGAAAATGAAGACAAGCTGCAACAACGGGCTGCCGCTACTGCCGATTTCAAAGAAGGCGTAGCTGCATTTCTCGAAAAACGTACACCAAATTTTACCGGCGAATGA
- a CDS encoding M24 family metallopeptidase, with protein MQKLPAAFKSKVVSAEPLGVAWLETRTEREMQYYTQFVNMTHKIIEEGFSEKVITPGVTTTDDVVWWFRQKIRDLGLDTWFHTSVAVQRSDSNSFEHLRAFSDRPKEDLIRPGDLLHVDIGITYLRLNTDIQQHAYVLKPGEKNAPADLQKAFAQSNRLQDILTSQFVLGRTGNQILKGALDQAKAEGIVASIYTHPLGLHGHAAGPTIGMWDMQNGVPGSGDYPLYYNTAYSIELNSSSDIPSWKKSIRIMLEEDGYFDQSGFRYINGRQKQLYLIPSVVGNNAD; from the coding sequence ATGCAGAAGCTGCCAGCAGCATTCAAGAGCAAAGTAGTGAGTGCCGAACCACTGGGCGTGGCATGGTTAGAAACCCGTACCGAACGGGAAATGCAGTACTACACGCAGTTCGTCAACATGACGCACAAAATCATTGAAGAAGGTTTTTCTGAAAAAGTAATTACACCCGGCGTTACTACTACCGACGATGTGGTGTGGTGGTTCCGGCAAAAAATCCGCGACTTGGGTTTGGATACCTGGTTTCATACCAGTGTAGCGGTACAACGCAGTGATAGCAACAGTTTCGAACACCTGCGGGCTTTCAGCGATAGGCCTAAAGAAGACCTCATTCGCCCCGGCGATTTGCTGCATGTAGACATTGGCATTACTTACCTGCGCCTCAATACAGATATTCAACAACATGCTTACGTGTTGAAGCCCGGCGAGAAAAATGCGCCAGCCGATTTGCAAAAAGCCTTTGCCCAAAGCAATCGCCTGCAGGATATTTTAACCAGTCAGTTTGTGCTCGGCAGAACGGGAAATCAAATCTTAAAAGGCGCTTTGGATCAGGCAAAGGCCGAAGGCATTGTAGCCAGCATATACACACATCCGTTGGGCTTGCATGGTCATGCTGCGGGCCCCACCATTGGCATGTGGGATATGCAAAATGGTGTGCCCGGTAGCGGCGATTATCCATTGTATTACAACACGGCTTACAGTATCGAGCTCAATAGTTCATCAGACATTCCTTCATGGAAAAAGAGCATTCGCATCATGCTCGAAGAAGATGGTTATTTCGATCAGTCGGGCTTTCGCTACATCAACGGGCGGCAAAAACAATTGTACCTCATACCCAGTGTGGTGGGCAACAATGCCGATTGA
- a CDS encoding putative zinc-binding protein — MKEKQMAQPLIYSCSGCSSAAQLANHLALRADREQVAEMSCIAGVGAGVKPLVHKARSGRPLVAVDGCALACARACLAQQGLVPQLHIELSHMGIRKLQHQDFDAADAEKMWKLLLEKMQEMCAGKL; from the coding sequence ATGAAAGAAAAGCAAATGGCCCAACCCCTCATTTATTCCTGTTCTGGTTGTAGTAGTGCCGCACAGCTGGCCAATCATTTGGCACTACGTGCCGATAGAGAACAGGTGGCCGAAATGTCGTGCATAGCCGGTGTAGGTGCTGGCGTGAAACCTTTGGTACACAAGGCCCGTAGCGGCCGGCCGTTGGTAGCCGTTGATGGCTGTGCACTGGCTTGTGCCCGTGCTTGTTTGGCACAGCAGGGGTTAGTGCCACAGTTGCACATAGAGCTGTCGCACATGGGTATCCGTAAGTTGCAGCATCAGGATTTTGATGCCGCCGATGCGGAAAAGATGTGGAAGTTATTGCTGGAAAAAATGCAAGAAATGTGTGCCGGCAAGCTGTAA
- a CDS encoding DUF2249 domain-containing protein has protein sequence MSTTIEYTETTVINNAAEWVALDVRSVLAGGTDPLQLIQKTIRELSPTQGLALTAPFVPTPLVQLLSKQGFAAHSHRYAPDEVTTWFWRPVEAVDAAVTSKHNGETNRESIQERFGTNMQTIDVRGLPMPQPMLQILAAVEKLPADTALKVLHQRIPVYLLPELAARNIGYAISETTDNGIELLLYKM, from the coding sequence ATGAGCACAACCATTGAGTATACCGAAACAACCGTCATCAACAATGCGGCCGAATGGGTGGCGCTTGATGTACGCAGTGTATTAGCCGGCGGTACGGATCCTTTGCAACTGATACAAAAAACTATACGAGAACTTAGCCCAACACAGGGGTTGGCACTTACAGCTCCGTTTGTGCCCACACCACTGGTGCAGTTGCTGAGCAAGCAAGGCTTTGCAGCACACAGCCACCGCTATGCCCCCGATGAAGTAACCACCTGGTTTTGGCGGCCAGTGGAAGCAGTTGATGCTGCAGTAACCAGCAAGCACAACGGTGAAACAAACCGGGAAAGCATTCAAGAAAGATTTGGCACAAATATGCAAACGATAGATGTTCGTGGATTGCCCATGCCACAGCCCATGTTGCAAATACTGGCTGCTGTAGAAAAGTTGCCAGCAGATACAGCTTTAAAAGTGCTGCACCAACGGATACCGGTGTATTTGCTACCTGAGCTGGCTGCCCGGAATATTGGCTACGCCATTAGCGAAACGACGGATAACGGAATTGAATTGCTGCTGTACAAAATGTAA
- a CDS encoding hemerythrin domain-containing protein has protein sequence MESKAVVPQPLKRHAALQSYSRDHHFGLLLVWKLRKGCRKGIAAKRMQDYLQCSLQAELLPHFRDEEQFLLTHLPAGDDYANRTWQEHAALEQLAASWTNAAATHEDLLRFADLLEAHIRFEERGLFSYLQLQLDAATLQQLEAIDRTAREDVDSQWPDLFWLDNQKK, from the coding sequence ATGGAATCAAAAGCCGTTGTACCTCAACCACTAAAGCGCCATGCGGCGCTTCAGTCTTACTCTCGTGATCATCATTTTGGTTTGCTGCTGGTGTGGAAACTGCGCAAAGGTTGCCGCAAAGGCATTGCAGCCAAACGCATGCAAGATTATTTGCAGTGTAGTTTGCAGGCAGAACTGTTGCCGCATTTCAGAGATGAAGAACAGTTTTTGCTAACGCATTTACCCGCAGGTGATGACTATGCCAACCGCACATGGCAAGAGCATGCAGCACTGGAACAGTTAGCAGCCAGTTGGACCAACGCAGCTGCTACGCATGAGGACTTGCTTCGCTTTGCCGACCTGCTGGAGGCGCATATCCGTTTTGAAGAACGGGGCTTATTCAGCTATCTGCAATTGCAGTTGGATGCAGCCACGCTGCAGCAACTGGAAGCCATTGACCGAACCGCCAGAGAAGATGTTGACAGCCAATGGCCAGATTTGTTTTGGCTCGATAATCAAAAAAAATAA
- a CDS encoding transferase hexapeptide repeat family protein, translating into MFYSFKGFVPVVHPSSFVHPQAVVTGNVIIGKDCYIGPGAALRGDWGGIILEDGCNVQENCTIHMFPGKTVLLKAGAHIGHGAVIHGAQIGANCLVGMNAVVMDNVVLGEGCIVGALTFIREGEQIPNRSLVVGNPGKIVKQVSDDMLAWKTKGTQLYQQLPADMYAEATPCEPLTALPANRPAQELLFENWEKIKSMS; encoded by the coding sequence ATGTTTTATTCGTTTAAAGGATTTGTTCCTGTGGTACATCCTTCCAGCTTTGTACATCCGCAGGCCGTGGTTACAGGCAATGTGATTATTGGTAAAGATTGCTACATTGGGCCTGGAGCTGCCCTGCGTGGCGATTGGGGTGGCATCATCCTCGAAGATGGTTGCAATGTGCAGGAAAACTGTACCATTCATATGTTTCCCGGTAAAACAGTTTTGTTGAAAGCCGGTGCTCACATCGGGCATGGTGCCGTTATTCACGGTGCACAAATTGGTGCCAATTGTTTGGTAGGTATGAATGCGGTAGTGATGGACAATGTGGTTCTTGGTGAGGGTTGCATTGTAGGCGCTTTGACCTTTATTCGGGAAGGTGAGCAAATACCAAATCGAAGTTTGGTGGTGGGCAATCCTGGTAAAATAGTCAAACAGGTATCTGACGACATGTTGGCGTGGAAAACAAAGGGCACACAGCTGTATCAGCAGCTGCCTGCAGATATGTATGCCGAAGCTACACCCTGCGAACCGCTAACAGCACTGCCAGCCAACAGACCTGCACAAGAACTGTTGTTTGAGAACTGGGAGAAAATAAAATCAATGAGCTAA
- a CDS encoding PaaI family thioesterase — MSSNPEQADLIVDMMLNNDAFSRWLGIKVVDILPGFCQLQMLVTEDMCNGFSIAHGGIAFSLADSCCSFAVNAHGRKAVSVETSVNQFKALQPGDSITCTCKEESLGKKLGVYTAEIINQDAVRIALFKGTYYRSEKRWIEPDNNQESA; from the coding sequence ATGAGCAGCAATCCCGAACAGGCCGACCTCATTGTAGACATGATGCTGAACAACGATGCTTTCAGCCGTTGGCTCGGCATTAAGGTGGTGGATATACTGCCCGGTTTTTGCCAGTTGCAAATGCTGGTAACTGAAGATATGTGCAACGGTTTTTCCATTGCGCATGGCGGCATTGCTTTTTCACTGGCCGATAGCTGCTGCTCTTTTGCAGTGAATGCGCATGGTCGTAAAGCCGTGTCCGTTGAAACCTCGGTCAATCAGTTCAAAGCCTTGCAACCCGGCGATTCCATTACCTGCACTTGTAAGGAAGAATCGCTGGGCAAAAAGCTGGGAGTGTACACCGCAGAAATTATCAATCAGGATGCGGTACGCATTGCTTTGTTTAAAGGCACTTATTACCGCAGCGAAAAGCGATGGATAGAACCCGACAACAATCAAGAATCAGCCTGA
- the paaA gene encoding 1,2-phenylacetyl-CoA epoxidase subunit PaaA has protein sequence MAIAPLEARFQEKIDRDIKIEPKDWMPPAYRQTLIRQISQHAHSEIVGMLPEGNWITRAPSLKRKAILMAKVQDEAGHGLYLYSAAETLGISRDEMITQLHTGKAKYSSIFNYPTLSWADMGAIGWLVDGAAIMNQVPLCRTSYGPYSRAMIRVCKEESFHQRQGFEILLVLSKGTDAQKAMCQDAINRWWWPSLMMFGPPDDESPNTKQSMQWKIKRFTNDELRQRFVDIIAEQIKLLGMTLPDPDLRWNEERQHYDFGAINWDEFWQVLKGNGPCNQQRLDARRKTWDDGAWVREAAKAYGEKKVANMNVA, from the coding sequence ATGGCCATTGCTCCCTTGGAAGCACGGTTTCAGGAGAAGATTGACCGTGACATTAAAATAGAACCGAAAGACTGGATGCCGCCGGCATACCGGCAAACGCTTATCCGCCAGATAAGCCAGCACGCCCACAGCGAAATAGTAGGCATGCTGCCCGAAGGCAACTGGATTACCCGTGCCCCGAGCCTCAAACGCAAAGCCATCCTCATGGCCAAAGTGCAGGACGAAGCGGGCCACGGCCTGTACCTGTACAGCGCTGCCGAAACGCTGGGCATCAGCCGCGATGAAATGATCACCCAGCTGCATACGGGCAAAGCAAAATACTCTTCCATTTTTAACTACCCCACGCTGAGCTGGGCCGATATGGGTGCCATTGGCTGGCTGGTAGATGGTGCTGCCATTATGAACCAGGTGCCGCTTTGTCGCACCAGCTACGGCCCCTACAGCCGGGCCATGATACGGGTGTGCAAGGAGGAAAGTTTTCATCAGCGGCAGGGCTTTGAAATACTGCTGGTGTTGAGCAAGGGCACTGATGCACAAAAAGCCATGTGTCAGGATGCCATCAACCGCTGGTGGTGGCCCAGCCTCATGATGTTTGGTCCGCCCGATGATGAAAGCCCCAACACGAAGCAAAGCATGCAATGGAAAATCAAACGCTTTACCAACGATGAATTGCGCCAGCGTTTTGTAGACATAATAGCCGAGCAAATCAAACTGCTGGGCATGACGCTGCCCGACCCCGACTTACGTTGGAACGAGGAGCGGCAGCATTACGATTTTGGCGCCATCAACTGGGATGAGTTTTGGCAGGTGCTAAAAGGCAACGGCCCCTGCAACCAGCAACGGTTGGATGCAAGACGCAAGACCTGGGATGATGGTGCCTGGGTGAGAGAAGCAGCGAAAGCGTATGGGGAGAAGAAAGTGGCAAACATGAACGTGGCATAA
- a CDS encoding cytochrome C oxidase subunit I: MPQSQPHTAPLFVLPFYGYAAISLLVSLGLLWWSVPNLDGHFFQPKLLGIVHLMALGWGTMMILGASHQLLPVLLGNALYSHKLAMSSFVLAALGIPFLVVRFLQFQMDVWALAGAAGIIFAIIAFFINLLQSMRQQPQKDVHIWFMLAATIWLLLTMLLGWLLLYNFSHPILPNNSLHYLSLHAHIGLAGWFLLLVMGVGSRLIPMFLIAQVNDNKTLWHIFLVMNASLLLFVIVFCLAMPLPWLAAPFAGIVFSMLLFANYIRHAYRLRVRKSIDTPMKLSLVSVLLMLLPSLLLAAVLLLQTTASGAAITSLVKLYGFLLFFGWLSTLIIGMTFKTLPFIVWSQHYSKAATTKQHINPNDLVQHTTVKYMMLLYVTGLLLFACSMLLQILWGLHLAASHHAGGRSAVYLACVSNDCSPTCKMICTPSLPTDPITAPKQWSNFTPYSIRKWE; encoded by the coding sequence GTGCCGCAATCGCAACCACATACTGCCCCCCTGTTTGTATTACCGTTTTATGGATATGCTGCAATTTCTCTACTGGTATCATTAGGCTTGTTGTGGTGGTCGGTACCTAACCTCGATGGTCATTTTTTTCAACCCAAATTATTGGGCATTGTACACCTGATGGCATTGGGCTGGGGCACCATGATGATACTCGGTGCCAGCCATCAATTGCTGCCTGTGTTGCTTGGCAATGCATTGTACAGCCACAAACTGGCAATGAGTAGTTTTGTACTGGCAGCATTGGGTATTCCTTTCTTAGTGGTTCGCTTTCTGCAATTTCAAATGGATGTATGGGCTTTGGCTGGCGCTGCTGGCATCATCTTTGCCATCATTGCCTTCTTCATCAATTTGCTGCAAAGCATGCGGCAGCAACCACAAAAGGATGTACATATTTGGTTTATGCTGGCAGCTACCATTTGGTTGTTGCTAACCATGCTGTTGGGCTGGTTGTTGTTGTATAATTTTTCGCATCCCATTTTACCCAACAATTCATTGCACTACCTGAGCCTGCATGCACATATAGGATTGGCTGGTTGGTTTTTATTACTTGTTATGGGGGTGGGTTCAAGATTGATACCCATGTTTTTAATAGCACAGGTAAACGACAACAAAACACTATGGCACATATTCCTTGTAATGAATGCATCGCTATTGTTGTTTGTAATTGTGTTTTGCCTGGCAATGCCTTTACCCTGGTTGGCAGCACCCTTCGCCGGCATCGTTTTTTCCATGCTGCTGTTTGCCAACTATATACGCCACGCATACCGGCTACGGGTAAGAAAAAGCATTGATACCCCAATGAAACTTTCACTGGTAAGTGTGTTGTTGATGCTGCTGCCATCGCTGCTACTGGCGGCGGTGTTACTGCTGCAAACAACGGCATCCGGCGCAGCCATCACCAGTTTGGTAAAACTGTACGGCTTCTTACTATTTTTCGGATGGTTGAGCACCCTCATCATCGGCATGACGTTTAAAACCCTGCCGTTTATTGTATGGAGCCAGCATTACAGCAAAGCAGCAACTACAAAGCAGCACATCAATCCGAACGATTTGGTGCAACATACAACAGTAAAATATATGATGCTCTTGTATGTAACCGGCTTGTTGCTGTTTGCATGTAGCATGTTGCTGCAAATACTATGGGGCTTGCACCTTGCAGCAAGCCATCATGCTGGTGGCAGGAGTGCTGTATACCTGGCTTGTGTATCAAATGATTGCTCACCAACCTGCAAAATGATATGTACGCCATCACTACCAACCGACCCGATTACTGCGCCCAAGCAGTGGAGCAACTTTACTCCGTACTCGATCCGGAAATGGGAGTGA
- the paaD gene encoding 1,2-phenylacetyl-CoA epoxidase subunit PaaD — translation MLETVADPEIPVLTIAEMGMLRGVHWQEATGEWEVLITPTYSGCPATDMIRAQIRMTLLEHGISNVRITQVLSPAWTTDWMTETAKEKLRQYGIAPPVGKSMDAALLENTVVLCPRCGSSNTHLVSAFSSTACKAFYTCNECLEPFDHFKCH, via the coding sequence TTGCTGGAAACAGTGGCCGATCCGGAGATACCGGTGCTCACGATTGCTGAAATGGGCATGCTGCGAGGTGTGCATTGGCAGGAGGCGACTGGGGAGTGGGAAGTGTTGATAACACCTACCTATTCGGGCTGCCCCGCTACCGATATGATTCGGGCACAAATACGCATGACGTTATTAGAACACGGCATCAGCAATGTTCGCATTACGCAAGTGCTATCACCAGCTTGGACAACAGATTGGATGACGGAGACTGCGAAAGAAAAACTGCGGCAATACGGCATAGCGCCACCCGTGGGTAAAAGCATGGATGCGGCTTTGCTGGAAAATACAGTAGTGCTTTGCCCCAGGTGTGGCAGCAGCAACACGCATTTGGTGAGTGCATTCAGCAGCACTGCCTGCAAGGCTTTTTATACCTGCAATGAATGTCTTGAGCCTTTTGATCATTTTAAGTGTCACTGA
- a CDS encoding metal-sulfur cluster assembly factor, whose translation MEQLYSVLDPEMGVSVIDLGLIEQIDVDVAAQKIYCRMTLTTAFCPLGEAITNRVQQALQETFPNFSAAVTLDFDSRWTPDRISETGKSILDR comes from the coding sequence GTGGAGCAACTTTACTCCGTACTCGATCCGGAAATGGGAGTGAGTGTGATTGATTTAGGATTGATAGAACAAATAGATGTGGATGTAGCAGCGCAAAAAATATATTGCCGGATGACGCTCACTACAGCTTTTTGCCCATTGGGAGAAGCCATTACCAATCGGGTACAGCAGGCGCTGCAAGAAACCTTTCCGAACTTCAGTGCAGCAGTAACGCTGGACTTCGACAGCCGCTGGACACCCGACCGCATCAGCGAAACCGGTAAATCCATTTTGGATCGATAA